A genomic segment from Paenibacillus sp. FSL K6-1096 encodes:
- a CDS encoding tyrosine protein kinase: protein MPEHYYNHSRKQRRSLAEPYPQPPYPQSPYPGLSAYTPAPLPGEPEILPAYGAEVTETAVALPAAEAAAPKAGGLLGGLGNLGNLANMEQIKGIVDRLGGIDGIVNSMGKVQKVVQGFQQMAPMVKLVMGGFGKGKGSGAGALAAEEDAALYTPKRRKKRRPAAKRRKNTSKNRKSGGPSSVKRRRS from the coding sequence ATGCCTGAGCATTACTATAATCATTCCCGCAAGCAAAGACGTTCCCTGGCGGAGCCTTACCCGCAGCCGCCTTATCCGCAGTCGCCTTATCCGGGCCTTTCTGCCTATACACCTGCCCCGCTTCCCGGGGAACCTGAGATCCTGCCTGCGTATGGGGCTGAAGTCACCGAGACGGCGGTCGCCCTTCCCGCTGCCGAGGCTGCTGCTCCGAAGGCCGGCGGACTGCTGGGCGGGCTGGGCAACCTCGGAAATCTGGCCAACATGGAGCAGATCAAGGGCATTGTGGACCGTCTGGGCGGGATCGATGGAATCGTCAACTCCATGGGCAAGGTGCAGAAGGTGGTGCAGGGCTTCCAGCAGATGGCTCCGATGGTGAAGCTGGTCATGGGCGGATTCGGCAAAGGTAAAGGAAGCGGGGCCGGAGCGCTCGCCGCAGAAGAGGATGCTGCACTTTACACCCCCAAACGGCGCAAAAAAAGACGCCCCGCTGCGAAGCGCCGCAAAAACACCTCCAAAAACCGCAAATCCGGGGGACCGTCCTCTGTGAAACGCCGCCGTTCCTAG
- a CDS encoding YerC/YecD family TrpR-related protein gives MQLKKLNDKSIDQLFEAILTLKNMEECYVFFDDLCTVNEIQSLSQRLEVARMLGKGSTYNQIEAETGASTATISRVKRCLNYGNDGYKLTLERLGR, from the coding sequence ATGCAGCTAAAGAAGCTGAACGATAAAAGTATCGATCAATTATTTGAGGCTATTTTAACATTGAAAAATATGGAAGAATGCTATGTGTTCTTTGATGACCTGTGCACCGTGAACGAGATTCAATCGCTCTCGCAGCGCCTTGAGGTGGCCCGGATGCTGGGCAAGGGGTCTACATATAACCAGATTGAAGCAGAGACGGGCGCCAGCACGGCGACGATCTCCCGCGTGAAGCGCTGCCTGAACTACGGCAATGACGGTTACAAGCTCACGCTGGAACGTCTGGGGCGCTAA